A single window of Coffea eugenioides isolate CCC68of chromosome 7, Ceug_1.0, whole genome shotgun sequence DNA harbors:
- the LOC113777284 gene encoding dirigent protein 6-like, which translates to MQKYIGIAFFLVAFPFILSQAKRMTPDKPCKHFTFYMHNIFLNGTNAANATAATIVGRTTLGDKFFGEITAFDNPITEDQSLLSTPIARAQGFILNDSKTTFSSLLAYSLVFNSTEHKGSINIMGADQRNEQTRYLSVVGGTGDFFMTRGIATFWTEYLDPHTYFRVRMDIKLYECY; encoded by the coding sequence ATGCAGAAGTATATCGGCATTGCTTTCTTTCTTGTGGCATTTCCGTTCATTCTTAGTCAGGCTAAGAGAATGACACCCGATAAACCATGCAAGCATTTCACATTCTATATGCACAACATCTTTCTTAATGGAACAAACGCTGCAAATGCTACCGCTGCTACAATTGTTGGCCGTACTACACTGGGAGACAAATTTTTTGGAGAGATTACTGCGTTCGACAATCCCATCACCGAGGACCAGAGTCTTCTATCGACACCAATTGCACGAGCACAAGGGTTTATATTGAACGACAGTAAGACCACCTTTTCTTCTTTGCTTGCCTACAGTTTGGTGTTTAACTCTACCGAGCACAAGGGTAGCATCAACATTATGGGCGCAGATCAGAGGAATGAGCAGACGAGATATCTGTCGGTGGTGGGTGGCACAGGAGACTTCTTCATGACCAGAGGCATTGCAACATTTTGGACCGAATATTTGGATCCTCATACATATTTCCGTGTCCGAATGGACATCAAGTTGTATGAATGCTACTAG